A DNA window from Bombus vancouverensis nearcticus chromosome 6, iyBomVanc1_principal, whole genome shotgun sequence contains the following coding sequences:
- the SPG11 gene encoding spatacsin isoform X3, translating into MYGVFVEREQCDVKLLLARIFASAMTIAEFNTILSYKSCNINKTEFMKKIDKELCLAHCLSETSTQEDETKIIELYDVLTKMCENQEPLQDILTEGIFKTIYYLSDDVTEYLKQNYLIVLVLIFSYQSRESAICNQDKGTVLKEITLKSIFTSKNPLQLCNYDISNEVLQNTLKQVPILESIIKKEPKNKVTMYELLDGYKNLNVKQLYKWRFNNEPMPHFSNETLVKKYGYTEDLTYKYYLKEARPNMAIFSLKHSQGKLIGNVSSRRKYKAALYAHSLALRNLEKPEILHTCISFMEILGIDSENLRLHITVANYIYKQINIPIGNLLENIIYKNENDLKTVMSYLESSFQTSCTESSINDSQEFVNVLKIWDVIVRFAAAHNFAFPISFLKFLASKNHWFEFVLVCHIFNYPLNQILENIEHFENTILREHLLTCLSNIQLTKSQLAVCNEQKIKSRDVRQSLYYKIGVKQSVSPNYDSPVSADLASTYDSHSINEYTVNDNICSPNDDLWLIILKCLQSPDPPGALINSSRLTSKPFLIVLASCYEPSSTAAYCYSWMVISTTDKEILSNYKECLKQQVWTANQVYNLLDQMVTYGYITIVSKAYKIFMPESLFNLFFDFLIECVIYGDFKSCQQKLLDFKAQCVDLKCNEAIDWNCSDTTYLNNLYWIAIVTIKCLIATLAYGLRSTHLQIKFLEILIKCNFYKNFPDFVPIFPFLLQVIKILQKTNVALNFAAFTVSDNVYNFDTEIHRCINDLIRTEDYTNALKLSNVAGFNSSEIILAQCRSKFKYYIQKNEKIEDNFWNECALNFKKYNISYEKAAEFFVEHAEKVTSHKERYEILKLAFETLKNIETEQQDIDVLETAMWKSCMLAGPENVQLDDGPYIFNKLKTELLSGLNELKFGYTLSNIQEKNAIESLINTLIDLGKLDTALRISTIFNYKHKDLQILMLCLSLAEGEISPNDLNIEQQSLLKEVNKNKQQKYNALKNRGLQRFSSASSLITSISTEMNKLKHEDVHGIQMECLSILEKLFNTLEHGVDICLRIVLCYKLAMQLEKSYQFLLMLNNPIEFLQEITESDSIKNKSEIINDIVIAYKINNDDVATFLAENITLNINRAVEDGYENNVCLWGYSLNTNFRVIMELCNDVSLLGWKLLKTANKLLGHSHGEKASAFTLKTIAELLIRAHDCFTTSCNMEGIASVLCKCQIFANVLQNLKYWTLLVRLVTGVGRFTEMNYVFQILKENDQFEFLLGKGLNKVIGLETAILEFLKRHCPENKELFTLVALHFRLYHELAHMWKNEAEDIINTIISDATKDLMKLQSTVQHEKKFIKTENILKQLHLAVTNYTHATEYYLQANKLNLANQCSDQVQLVALQLSLFNTVSYNQQVICILNLKPEDIDKVLCHNLSFSQAFVVIHAYNHHVDWANLIYSHCILNGETKYLKDFIAVNKLTPSLVRNCVRRYRLEKSITHTMTDNMKILISELSDVECKYVLASQLGFKGIVETMLNNPMIGAYLKDTVWKKGYNAI; encoded by the exons AT gTATGGCGTATTTGTAGAGAGAGAACAATGTGATGTAAAATTATTACTAGCACGTATATTTGCCAGTGCAATGACAATAGCAGaatttaatacaatattatcatataaatcttgtaatattaataaaactgAATTTATGAAGAAAATTGACAAAGAATTGTGTCTTGCACATTGCTTGAGTGAAACAAGTACTCAGGAAGATGAAACCAAGATCATTGAATTGTATGATGTATTGACAAAAATGTGTGAAAATCAAGAACCGTTACAAGATATATTAACAGAAGgaatttttaaaacaatttacTATCTTTCTGATGATGTAACCGAATATTTGAAGCAAAATTATTTGATAGTTTTAGTATTGATATTTTCATACCAATCTAGAGAAAGTGCAATATGCAATCAAGATAAAGGCACAGTACTAAAAGAAATTACTCTAAAAAGTATATTTACAAGTAAAAATCCTTTGCAATTATGCAactatgatatttcgaatgaaGTTCTTCAGAATACATTAAAACAAGTGCCAATTCTTGAATCCATCATAAAAAAAGAACCAAAGAACAAAGTTACAATGTATGAATTATTAGATGGTTACAAAAATTTAAACGTTAAACAATTATATAAGTGGCGTTTTAATAATGAACCAATGCCTCATTTTTCTAATGAAActcttgttaaaaaatatgGATATACAGAAGATTTAACATATAAATACTATTTGAAAGAAGCCCGTCCTAATATGGCTATATTTAGCTTAAAACATTCCCAAGGAAAACTAATTGGAAATGTTTCTTCTAGAAG GAAATATAAAGCGGCTCTGTATGCGCATAGTCTTGCCTTACGAAATTTAGAGAAACCCGAAATTTTACATACTTGTATTTCTTTCATGGAAATATTAGGTATCGATTCAGAAAATTTAAGGCTGCATATAACCGTggcaaattatatttataaacagATTAATATTCCTATTG GAAATTTactagaaaatataatatacaaaaatgaaaatgatttaaAGACTGTAATGTCTTATCTTGAAAGTAGTTTTCAAACAAGTTGTACTGAAAGTTCAATTAATGATAGTCAGGAGTTcgtaaatgtattaaaaatatggGATGTTATTGTACGATTTGCAGCAGCACACAACTTTGCTTTCCCAATCagctttttaaaatttttagcaAGTAAAAATCACTGGTTTGAATTTGTATTAGTTTGTCACATCTTTAATTATCCCCTGAACCAG atattggaaaatatagaacattttgaaaacaCAATTCTCAGAGAACATTTATTAACTTGTTTGAGTAATATTCAACTCACTAAATCTCAATTAGCTGTATGTAATGAACAAAAGATAAAATCACGAGATGTTAGACAATCATTATATTACAAAATTGGAGTTAAACAAAGT GTATCACCCAATTATGATTCACCAGTCTCAGCAGATTTAGCAAGCACTTATGATTCTCATAGTATAAATGAATATACTGTAAATGATAACATTTGTTCTCCAAATGATGATTTGTGGTTGATTATATTGAAATGTCTCCAAAGCCCAGATCCACCTGGTGCTTTGATCAATTCATCCCGGTTAACTTCAAAGCCTTTCCTTATAGTTTTAGCATCCTGTTATgag CCATCTTCAACTGCAGCATATTGTTATTCATGGATGGTAATATCCACCACAGATAAAGAAATTCTTTCTAATTATAAAGAATGTTTAAAACAACAAGTATGGACAGCTAATCAAGTTTATAACTTATTGGATCAAATGGTAACATATGGATATATTACTATCGTTAGTAAAGCTTACAAAATTTTTATGCCT GAAAGTCtcttcaatttattttttgacTTTCTCATAGAATGTGTAATTTATGGTGATTTTAAAAGTTGCCAACAAAAATTATTGGATTTTAAAGCACAATGTGTAGATCTCAAATGTAAT GAAGCTATAGATTGGAATTGCTCAGATACCACATACTTGAATAATTTATACTGGATTGCAATTGTTACAATTAAATGCCTTATTGCAACACTCGCTTATGGTCTAAGAAGTACACATCTCCAAATAAAATTTCTCgaaattttgataaaatgtAACTTTTATAAGAATTTTCCAG ATTTCGTTCCAATCTTTCCATTTTTGCTACAAGttataaaaattcttcaaaaaaCAAATGTCGCATTAAATTTTGCGGCATTTACGGTATCAGACAATGTATATAATTTTGATACAGAAATTCATAGGTGCATTAATGATTTAATAAGAACTGAAGATTATACTAATGCATTAAAATTATCAAATGTAGCGGGATTTAATTCGTCTGAAATAATCTTAGCTCAG TGCCGaagtaaatttaaatattatatacaaaaaaatgagaaaattgaagataatttttgGAACGAGTGtgcattaaattttaaaaaatataacatttcatATGAAAAAGCAGCAGAATTTTTTGTTGAGCATGCTGAAAAAGTTACTTCTCATAAAGAAAG atatgaaatattaaaactaGCTTTTGAAACCTTAAAGAATATTGAAACAGAGCAACAAGATATTGATGTCCTTGAAACAGCAATGTGGAAATCATGTATGTTAGCAGGTCCTGAAAATGTGCAATTAGATGATGGACCTTATATCTTCAATAAACTAAAAACAGAATTGTTATCAGGACTAAATGAATTGAAATTTGGCTATACCTTAAGTAACATACAAGAGAAAAATGCAATTGAAAGtttaattaatacattaattgaCTTAGGTAAACTGGATACAGCATTAAGAATaagtacaatttttaattacaaacataag GATTTACAAATTCTGATGTTATGTTTGAGTTTAGCAGAAGGGGAAATTTCACCAAATGATTTAAATATTGAACAACAAAGTCTTCTGAAAGAAGTAAATAAGAATAAACAACAAAAATACAATGCCTTAAAGAATCGTGGTTTACAAAGATTTTCTTCAGCTTCTTCAT TGATCACTTCAATCAGTACTgaaatgaataaactaaaacaTGAAGATGTTCATGGAATACAAATGGAGTGTTTatcaattttagaaaaattatttaatacccTGGAACATGGAGTAGACATATGTCTTCGcattgtattatgttataaattagCCATGCAACTGGAAAAAAGTTATCAGTTCTTGTTAATGTTAAACAATCCAATTGAATTTTTACAAGAAATTACAGAAAGTGatagtattaaaaataaatctgAAATTATTAATGATATAGTTATTGCATACAAAATAAACAATGATGATGTTGCAACATTTTTGGCTGAAAATATCACTCTAAATATTAACCGTGCAGTAGAAG ATGGATATGAAAATAACGTTTGCTTGTGGGGATATTCCTTAAATACAAATTTTCGTGTTATTATGGAACTATGCAATGATGTTTCACTCCTTGGTTGGAAACTCTTAAAAACGGCAAATAAATTGCTTGGACATTCTCATGGCGAAAAAGCAAGCG CATTTACTCTGAAGACGATTGCAGAATTATTAATACGTGCTCATGATTGTTTTACAACTTCCTGCAATATGGAagggatagcatcagtattatGTAAATGTCAAATTTTCGCAAATGTTTTGCAGAATCTTAAGTATTGGACATTACTA gTACGTCTTGTAACAGGTGTTGGTCGTTTCACAGAAATGAATTatgtatttcaaattttaaaagaaaatgatcagtttgaatttttacttggaAAAGGATTAAATAAG GTAATAGGGCTAGAAACAGCAATTTTGGAATTCCTGAAGCGTCATTGTCCTGAAAATAAAGAACTTTTTACTCTGGTAGCTTTACATTTTCGATTATATCATGAACTAGCACATATGTGGAAAAATGAAGCGGAAGATATAATTAATACGATAATATCAGATGCTACAAAAGATCTTATGAAATTGCAAAGTACTGTTCAACATGAAAAAAAATTCATCAAAACTGAAAATATTCTGAAACAGTTACACTTAGCTGTTACTAATTATACTCACGCAACAGAATACTATTTACAG GCTAATAAATTAAATCTTGCTAATCAATGTTCTGATCAAGTACAATTAGTTGCTCTCCAACTTTCACTTTTTAATACTGTGTCTTATAATCAACAAGTAATCtgtatacttaatttaaaaccTGAAGATATCGATAAAGTATTATGTCATAACTTAAGCTTCTCTCAAGCTTTTGTTGTCATTCATGCATATAATCATCACGTAGATTGGGCTAATCTGATTTATAGCCATTGTATATTAAATGgagaaacaaaatatttgaaagaTTTTATAGCAGTAAATAAGCTCACCCCTAGTCTTGTAAGAAATTGTGTACGCAG GTACAGACTGGAAAAAAGCATTACTCATACTATGACagataacatgaaaatattaatttctgaaTTGTCAGATGTGGAGTGTAAATATGTATTAGCCAGTCAACTGGGATTTAAAGGTATTGTAGAAACAATGCTCAATAATCCTATGATAGGTGCATATCTAAAAGACACTGTATGGAAAAAAGGATATAAtgctatttaa